One genomic region from Motacilla alba alba isolate MOTALB_02 chromosome 5, Motacilla_alba_V1.0_pri, whole genome shotgun sequence encodes:
- the FADD gene encoding FAS-associated death domain protein, producing MDFLSGGLGQDAEVPPYARPVPGAGPGAVDYFLSLQHSISSGLSAAEVEAMKFLCRDKIRKRKLEAVRIGLELFSILMEQQVIAPDELGFLKELLQHIRRSDLLSLVVQFEQGERRAPDDEPDEHEKRPLKVAFDVIRANVGKDWKKLMRELGLPEVKIEKVERAYRYDLEEEVFQALREWQKWKGKDAKVADLIKALQGCNLKLVADLVEEKISQVNTGAK from the exons ATGGATTTCCTCTCCGGAGGGTTGGGACAGGACGCCGAGGTGCCCCCCTATGCGCGGCCTGTGCCGGGCGCGGGCCCCGGCGCCGTGGATTATTTCCTGAGCCTGCAGCATTCCATCTCCTCGGGCCTGTCGGCCGCGGAGGTGGAGGCCATGAAGTTCCTCTGCCGCGACAAAATTAGAAAGCGAAAGCTTGAGGCGGTGCGAATCGGCCTGGAGCTCTTCAGCATCCTGATGGAGCAGCAGGTGATCGCGCCCGACGAGCTGGGATTCctgaaagagctgctgcagcacatccGCAGGAGCGATTTGCTGTCGCTGGTGGTGCAGTTCGAACAGGGAGAACGTCGCGCCCCTGATGATGAGCCAGATGAGCATGAAAAAC GTCCCCTGAAGGTCGCTTTTGATGTCATTCGTGCCAATGTTGGGAAAGATTGGAAGAAGCTGATGCGAGAACTGGGGCTGCCCGAGGTGAAGATAGAGAAGGTAGAGAGAGCCTATCGATATGATTTGGAGGAAGAGGTTTTCCAGGCACTTCGGGAGTGGCAGAAGTGGAAGGGGAAGGATGCAAAGGTGGCTGACTTAATAAAAGCCCTCCAGGGCTGCAATCTTAAATTGGTGGCAGACTTGGTTGAAGAGAAGATCTCACAGGTGAACACAGGAGCCAAATGA